Sequence from the Scomber scombrus chromosome 1, fScoSco1.1, whole genome shotgun sequence genome:
ctgctttaaattctacttttttgaagatttttcattttcagtttttgttaacattgtgaACAACTTTaagtttattactgaggtcatattAAGTGATGGTGGagtactgaggtgcattatattgactggtgttcctaatattttgcccctctcatgtatgttaatggagtggacaaaatattatgcacaccattcaatataaagCACCCTAATAcgccaccatcacccactatgacctcgataataaacataaagcagaattatcatcTTCCgaacaatgttaacaaaaacaatgtaaatgtataaacttcataaatgtagaatttaaagcagagctgttgttaTTGGATTGACTTGGATTgaacaggtgttcctaataaaaaGGCTGATGAGTGTATGTgtcaggtttgtttttatttaaactgaaatgCAGAGTTTGTGATACTAACTCTAAGAACAATTAAATCATTATTACTAAAATAAGTTATTCTGACTTCAGTGTAAACTCAAAACTGAAACATGTATTtacacaatattaaaaaatgtatttgaggtAATTTGAGCGTGATGTCCCTTTAACTTTATAATTTAGTGTCCTTTAGCTCCACCATGTGGCTGATTATTGGTGTTACATCACAGAGACGAGGTCATAACCAGCAACACAATAATGAGCATTTAAATATCATACAACAGCTGGAAACTGTTTGAATTAAATTATGAACACTTTTATACAAGTTATCTAAAcactaaacattattttatagtCTGTATCAGTCTGGAAAACATGTGTGAGATCAAATATGAaggaaaatataattaaataaatacaaataataataataattatggatattttttcagtgtggacatttatttaaaaccaaTTAGAGGCTTTTTTAATTGATAATGTAGATTTTGCACAATTAACTTTTCTGTCTGGTTGTTTTATGAGCACTTATAAGAAGAAGGAAATGCGCTCGTGGAGtctaaaacaaaacttttttaaacCATCTAAAAACTATCCAACAACATCTATTCAACATATGAGTGAATTCAGACTGTGAGGGTTTAAATGATGTGAGTGTGACTCTGACCTCCTCTCATTCAGCCTCTCTGATCGAGTCGTCACGTATTACACGTAGCAGATTGGAAATGAGGAAATAACAGGAAGCAAAACAACTTGCATGAGCTCACTGCCTGTAATTGCCTCCTCCCAGCTTCTCTGACTAAATACTGAAGCTTTCTGACACGCTGCACACTTTTACACAGTCTAACAGTGATATCAGAGAGTCTAAAGGAAGCAGCAGGGGTCGATATGAAGCTGGtggtcttcctcttcctcctcctccaggtatCCGGAACTGCAGACAGCAGGTGTTTCTGTCAGGTGAGACTGAAACGAAAACATCTCTCTGATCTGTGTGTGAAGTATTCAGACTGTAATGTAACTTTTAGTGGATTTACATAAGttataaatgtactgtatctaTTAGAAGTTGTgttgtttaaaacacagcacaggttaaagtgaaagtgaagtatgcatgcttttaaaagtgtgtgttgtgtattgtGATGGTTGTAAACTATACAGTCATAATGAGGGCAGACTGGGACACACTTGAAATCCTCCTATCAATAGCCTAAATATAGCTGAGTAGAGTGATAATGGGCATCATGTGGGTAAACTTCTGAGCTCTCCTCTCAACTCACAACTTAAAATACTCAATCAGTCATCAGgttaaagaaatatgttttaaaatacactATAAATGAACAGTTTTAGTGTTAAATATCCAAGTAAGAGAGGTGAAAGTCTTAAAGATCCCCCTCAGCAAGGCTAGATCTACCTTATGGGCAATCTGGGAAAAGTTTCATCATCACACTGGTGAAAgttgatgtcacaaatcacacaCGTCGGTACATGTAACTTAGATTTTAAGGTGATTTAAGGTTAAGAAAGTCTTTCCACTTacagcagtgaaaatgaaatgaatgtgaaaacaaacgcTGCACATAcaaggaacaagaagaagaagaaaaaacaggtttttctcTGCAGGGAAactttaaaaatctgtaattaATAGGGCACTTCATCGATTTTATACATGAAGCTCAGCTGTTTACCGCCACAAGGTGAACTAATAATGGTCTTCTGTGGCTCTCGGGGTGTTttctaaaatctaaaataacccggatgatgtcatcagggttatctcaGATTGGGAACACCTGAGCAGTGTCGGCAGAGAGTTTCAATGACCTGAGGAAGATGATATGTTAGATTTGACTATTAAAGCCAATAAATTAACACACGAATAAACAGATTTAGTATTTATCCATTTGCAACAGCATTTAGAGCATCATATATTTACAGGAAACACATTTcttacagtaaaaacaatatAGGAATAGTGGAAAATATAACCATTTTATTCACTTTTGGCTAGTCAAATGTTTCTAGAGGAGTATTGGGCTCTTCTGGTGAACTTTACATGGCATGCAAGGtctaataaaaacatgcaatcaGGACACATAATAGACAATGTAGGATCCAGTGGTCTTGCAGGTTGACCCAGATTAGAGACTAAAAGTCAGAATAACGCTCCCTCTGCTGCAGAAAGTGTGattgatttttgacttttcatccATTAATGTTCCATCAGGATTGCGACCTGTTCAAAAACCTCAACTCTCCATGATCTCTTCtattgaaaaacatttaatttaatttataagaTATCAGAGGAGGAAACATTTTGACTTAAATAACCAGCTGTTTGTATTTTCTAATTCAGCTCACAGGTGACCTGGAAGACTGCGCCTGTGATGTGGAAACCATCGACGGCTTCAACAACGACCAACTGTTCCCAAAACTTCAAACTCTTCTGGAGTCTGACTACTTTAGGTTTTACAAGGTGAGCTATgctgatgaacacacacacacacacacacacacacacacacacacacacacacacacacacacacacacacacacacacacacacacacacacagataaatatATTGGGGCTTGATCCTTTGCAGGTGAACCTGAATAAGCCGTGTCCGTTCTGGATGGACTTGAATCAGTGCGGTCTGACGCTCTGTGCTGTGCAGCCCTGCTCTCCTGTGAGTTCCTCCTCTCATTTACCTACgagtaataaaacaataaaaaaacaactgtttgcTTTATTCAACCTTATTCGAACTGACTGATACTCTCTCTGCTTACAGAACGAGGTGCCAGAAGGACTCCGATCCTCCTCACACAACAAGGTAAGTCAGTCAAGACAACTGGTTGTTTAGGGTCAGTCAAGACAAAAGTGACCCcccaaaaacaactgaaaaatgatttagtttactttagtttagtttagtttagtttgcacacattttaaattacacacacaaaaattatagataatatacagtgcagggagaggcagaacAACCAAATGGGCTTATTTAAAGCCATAAtacattaagaaaaaacaatcacaaaaaaacattcttgTGAAGCTCTTTAAATGAGACAGAACAGTTTATGATCTACTGCAAAACCattaaagtgtttgtgtgtttgtgtgtttgtgtgtttgtgtgtttgtgtgtttgtgtgtttagtaTTCAGCCGAAGCAAACGAGCAGCCGGATGAGTGCGAGAAGGCCGAGCACCTCGGAGCTGTAGATGTCTCTTTAAGGTGAGTTTTAACAATCAAAGTACATTAAACACATAACAATAAGCACATTAGTGTCTTTAAAAGGTACAACTTCATATAAAGTCCACAGTTTCATCACAGGATAAAGAGTcacagcagctttaaataatgtttttaaatcagctgtgaattaaaaacaacagatgtcACACTGACAGTTTTAATCTCCTgcgtgacctttgacctcctggatgtacagtatatagtgAGGTTAAGTCCAAAGGTCAAAGTTCAACCTGTAGACTTTTctctatctgtctttttttctagcGCTGAGACCAGAGAGGCTCTGCAGGATTGGAGCAAACACGATGACGAGGCCGAGCGCTTCTGTGTGGTTGACGGTGagattcaatcaatcaatcaatcaatcaatcaatcaatcaatcaatcaatcaatcaatcaatcaatcaatcaatcattcaatcaatcaatcagtcaattgatgaacaaataaatgaatgatttcaCTTTTATGTATCACCAGAAATAAGAACATACACTTATTTGGGGgaaattaatgttaaaaaataaaataaaataaagaattcaaACAGGAAACATAATATAAAGCCTGCTGTATGTTTGTGAGAATTatgattaaaatacataattatttttggaggtattgaatacatttttgtaaagaCAACATACATGTAAAATTAagaaatgaacatttattttaataatattatgcAAGGgaatcattttattcatttattaatttaatcatttttatttcattttagagaatatgatgaaaaatacacaattgtttttttgttttgtagggaatgtgatgataaaaatgtaacaaaacacataagaatttgtatttatttcttctatAACTTACTATCCAGTATTTGCCTTTATATAAAAAAGTGTGTAAATCTTCTATTATAAGTGAAATCTCTGCCACTTCCTTCACTATTTCCTctttaactttttgttttcttttgtttttgatgaaactgacaaaaaagagataaataaaaatgtcataatatCAACTCAGAGCTGACTTATATTCTGTTGCTTCCCAGACGAGCAGTCACCAGACTCTCAGTACGTTGACCTGCTGCTGAACCCGGAGCGCTTCACAGGCTATAAGGGACCAGAGGCCTGGCAGATCTGGAACAGCATCTACGAGGAGAACTGCTTcaagtaaaatattaacaatataaaacagCTACAGCTCAAGATTATAGTTGGTGGACGATATTATAAttacataatatatatgtatctcACAGAAAGAACTAAATGTCCTAAAACACTGACTttttaagtgttatttaatATCTCTTTCACGACTCTACCAGCCACAATATAAAGTATGATGGGAAACCAGCAGGGACCTTGAAtgctttaatattatataattttttaaagataagataagataatattaGTTCATTAGTTCCATGATGCAGCTgcaaagtggatagcaaaaaaaaaaagagcatcaacaaaaaagaaataataggtgcacaagcaataaaaacaatagtagtaaaatgtagttaaaaaaaagaagtaacattatgtacaagagtaatattggtgttgtcaGAATGATTAAAATACCTGaatctgatattgatattggaAAGATTTGAAAGGTTTTTAAAGATCTTTACAGCCGTATTTGgggattaaagcaagaaaatatTTGTGAGCCTGAAAAGTTGTGcaggaggaaatgtgtataatgtatttaatgaaattttatatgaatttaaatagCACAAcaatgctttgagctaaatgctaacatgtccatatatatatatatattttttttttttaacctactttttatttagtttttatcaaCGATGGTACAATATAAACAATTCCATAcaattactttcttttttccttttacagcTGCACATAgtctttatatatattatattcaagCATGAAGCAAGAAAGCAACACtaggaagatttaaaaaaaaaaggcaaaccaAAGGGCATAAGTGTCCACtctacacacatatatatatatacacctatatattaatgtatactgtacatacatgcaACACGCCCCTTATATTTTGACCTGATAATGACGCTTGATGAAATGTCAGAGTTACTGCAATTCCTCCAATAAGGAACATGAATGTATGCACAAAATTACATGCCGATGTACACAATAtatgtcaagatatttcaccttaaaacaaaatgttggaCTGGTCAACAGTGCCGTGCACAGAGTCATGCAGCAACAGTGACTAAAGAGTATAAATGTGGTTTAACATCAGTGAAGCTTTTAATCTGACTGTGTAACCTGCAACAGTTCAACCCCTTCAAACTATCTAAATGTCTTGTCCAGCCTCTGAAGTGAAGTAAAACtgagtatttgtgtttgttcatcacttctttttaTTCCCTCTGACAGGCCGTATAGTATCAAACGACCACTACATCCCAGTGTTTTCCAGAGCGGTGCAGGAAGTGATGGTGAGAAGTCTTTATTGTTGTAATTCATCATGATTCATTGTGTTGTGACAGTcagtttactgtgtgtgtgtctctgttggGTTCATTAACAGGAGGGGCTTTCTACAGCTGGCTGGAAGGTAACTTAACTTTGCACTTACATGTGATTGAGtaagagaaatgtttttgtgaGGTGTTGTTAATGTTAAATCACAGGTCAGTGTGTGGAGAAGAGAGCTTTTTACCGGCTTGTCTCCGGCCTCCACGCCAGCATCAACATACATCTGAGTGCCAGATACCTCCTGGAGggtgagacacaaacacctgcacaaaCTTTCACTGACTCATTCAATATTtattctcctccttcttcctgtttttttcaaCTAAAAATATGCTTTGAAAACAGGTTAAAAGCCCCGAAAACCATCGTACCTTAGCACAGTTTTCATGCCAGCTTCGATCATTTTAAAGCACTGAATTctgtattagttttttttttcctgtgtgctCTTATGAGTTAGTTTGGAGCAGGTGGTActcaatcagaaaaaaaaaatgatattaaaaatgaTGTCCTTGCACCAATCAGAATATGAAGCCAGTAGTTGAATCATTGCTCATATTATCAATCAAATCTAATTGAGTTTCGGAGGATggttacattttaattgttgcTTATTTACTAAtgaatatataatgttatatattaatgttaatgttatatattgttttaaagcAAGTCTTCAGGGGCTTAATGATAAATTATCacttaaatgtgtaaaaatgaactGTATCCCTTTATTATTGGGGGAAATCAACTGAGTCTATTTAGGCATTCAGACAGAATGGAcataactttattgtcattttcactttattttgtattttcatacacagaatgaaatgaaatactgTTCCTCACCAACTCCTGttagtgcattaaaaaaaaatgtaataaataggtactaaaataaaaaaaacccaaatatttcaaacacacaATTATTCCCTTATTGAGCCTCAATAAATAGAATATAgttaataaatagtttataccacactataatgtagttataatctgccataaatgtatttattaatgtatttgttaaCTATTAACTGCCCTGTGGACTCCCACATGAGGAGGCTTATGAATGACAACACACTACATATTACAAACACTCCTCATGTCTGCTTATAATGACATTATAGTGAGTTTTAAACCATGTATACACTATTGCTATGCTTATAAAAGCTAATAAAGGGAACGTGAAATAAAAAGCTACTAATGTGTCAGCAGACAGAGTGTTTTTATGATTCCCCTGCTTGATCTAAattttattaaccctcctgttgtcctcaggtcaaggaagaaaggaaggaaggaaggaaggatagaaggaagaaaggaaggaaggaaggaaggaaagaaagaaagaaagaaagaaagaaagaaagaaagaaagaaagaaagaaagaaagaaagaaagaaaggaataaggaaggaaaggagtaaggagggagtaaaagaggaaggaaagaaggaaggaaggaaggaagtgaggaaggaagggaggaaagaaggaaggaaggaaggaaaggaataaggagggaggaaaagaggaaggaaggaatgaaagaaagaagtatggaaggaggaagcagcaaagaaggatgggaagaacaaaggaaaaattaaagaaagagggaggaatgaaggaaagaaggaacagtcaaaacagatggggtcaatttgacccgggaggacgaaaggagggttaaagtgatttataaaatgagacaaacaacaaagtagTGTATTAATAGTTGCGTTAACCCTTTCTTCTCCACAGACAGCTGGTTTCAGAGGAAGTGGGGTCACAACATGTCAGAGTTCAGGCAGCGTTTCGACTCGGAGCTGACGGACGGCGAGGGGCCCAAGAGGCTCCGCAACCTCTACTTCCTGTACCTGATCGAGCTGCGAGCGATGGCCAAAGTGCTGCCGTTCTTCCTGCAGTCGTCGTTCAAGCTGTACACCGGCCGACCGGAGGAGGACCGGAAACATAAAGCGATGCTGCTGGAGATCCTGGAGCTGAGCAGGTAAAGTCTGATCTGAGGCACGACGCTCACATCAGACCAGACTGTGGTGAGGTTTTAGATTTAAGATGCATAGTGTTGGttaaacttgtttatttattaaccctcctgttgtactcgagtcgaggaagaaggaagaaggaagggaggaaggaaggaagaaggaaggaacggagagaaggaaggaaggtaggggggaaggaggaaagaaggaaggaaggaaggaaggagagagagaaggacggaaggagggagggagggagaaagagagaaggaacggaggaaggaaggaaagaaggacagaggaaagaaggaaggggtaAGGTggggggggaagaaagagagaaggagggaggaaggaaggaaaggaaggagggagggaaagaaagaaggagggaagaaaaggggatggaggaaggaagggaggaaagagagaaggagggaggaaggacagacggaaggaaggaagggaggaaagaaggaacagtcaaaacagacggggtcaatttgacccgggaggacgacaggaaggttaatttgttattttttgtaaactgtATAATCAGAATTTTCTACATATATTTCCTTGCTATATAAATAGAgctatataaaatatattaataaatatttagcttatgtttgttatttttaaaatatttgtacatacctttatttttttatttattattatttaaaaaaaaaagatactttACAGtataattgtttttgttctttgttttttagcatttatgtttattttccattcatttttgtttgagtcataatttttttgtactttactgactttttaaaatacagttgtAAAGTAATATTTCCTTGCTGGTTTATACCATAAAGGATACAAGATCACctacattaacacatttaaatttctCCTTTATAGTAACTTGTTGTGTGCAATCATAATATTTTAAGCTGCCATATTTATAGTATAACCTGACCGTTCGCTCTTTTAGATCTTTCCCTCTGCACTTTGATGAGACTTCTCTGTTCGGTGGGAATGAAAAAGAAGCAGCCAAACTGAAGGTTGGCAACTATTTTAAACTCTGTTCAGTcttaaaatgtagaaataaatacagtactgtacagtTTAGTTTATAACTGATTGTTTTTTGAGGGAAATCACCTTGCTTTAAAGAAGGCTGGTCAGTATTTCATTATAAGGTGTCAGTGCTTAATGGATGCATTCAGTTTTTACATGTGTTAATGCAGCTCTGACCATCAGTCCTAATGTTGTCACagacattttattcattcttgTCGCCTCATTAACAACGAGACTTTCTTCATTATCACCCTtccacaaagaaaagagaactaaagttatagttatagttcaccctataattaaaatacaatccTTATCCTCCGTCCTCAGTTGAAACTCCACTTTAAGATTGTACTGAAATGAAACACATAATGAGAACATGTTCGTTGTGCCTCCTCAACCTCTAATATATATTGACTTTGatgcttttcttctgttttgcaTCAACCAAAAATAACCATAAAATGTCCACCATGATTTCtgtaaacagctgcagaaacGTGGTTGactactattattatatataagcTATTATTAGttactactactaaaactattattagtactactactactaaaactattattagtactactactaaaactattattagttactactaaaactattattagtactactactaaaactattattagt
This genomic interval carries:
- the ero1a gene encoding ERO1-like protein alpha; protein product: MKLVVFLFLLLQVSGTADSRCFCQLTGDLEDCACDVETIDGFNNDQLFPKLQTLLESDYFRFYKVNLNKPCPFWMDLNQCGLTLCAVQPCSPNEVPEGLRSSSHNKYSAEANEQPDECEKAEHLGAVDVSLSAETREALQDWSKHDDEAERFCVVDDEQSPDSQYVDLLLNPERFTGYKGPEAWQIWNSIYEENCFKPYSIKRPLHPSVFQSGAGSDGGAFYSWLEGQCVEKRAFYRLVSGLHASINIHLSARYLLEDSWFQRKWGHNMSEFRQRFDSELTDGEGPKRLRNLYFLYLIELRAMAKVLPFFLQSSFKLYTGRPEEDRKHKAMLLEILELSRSFPLHFDETSLFGGNEKEAAKLKEDIRLAFLNISRIMDCVGCFKCRLWGKLQTQGLGTALKILFSERQIEALPTSSAQRPTFKLSRQEVVSLFNAFGRVSNSIRELKNFRSLLAEER